The following coding sequences are from one Cyprinus carpio isolate SPL01 chromosome A24, ASM1834038v1, whole genome shotgun sequence window:
- the LOC122135512 gene encoding SCO-spondin-like — translation MGPRATEGCVCEEGQCVIPALCQCEEEDGTLREGEGKVLEAESCCPVCHREYPEDPVAECLLTLRSGTSPRATVAWTTWGSASAEGAVCPGPMSVWRSRIFRCSLTAAAKAGPAEPVLFLSLQCASGDVEPVVHSCECTAARVGNARGNSLKHRSVSLTSGDESPLRFVWKD, via the exons ATGGGCCCCAGGGCCACAGAGGGCTGCGTGTGTGAGGAGGGCCAGTGTGTGATTCCAGCACTGTGTCAGTGTGAAGAGGAAGACGGGACGCTTCGAGAG GGCGAAGGGAAGGTTCTGGAAGCGGAGAGCTGCTGTCCCGTGTGCCACAGAGAGTATCCAG AGGATCCGGTTGCTGAGTGCCTCCTTACTCTGAGGTCAGGAACATCACCAAGGGCGACTGTCGCCTGGACAACGTGGGGGTCAGCTTCTGCAGAGGGCGCTGTTTGTCCCGGACCGATGTCAGTCTGGAG GAGCCGTATCTTCAGGTGTTCTCTGACTGCTGCAGCTAAGGCTGGACCCGCAGAACCCGTGCTCTTCCTCAGCTTACAGTGCGCCAGCGGAGACGTCGAGCCCGTCGTTCACAGCTGCGAGTGCACAGCTGCCAGGGTGGGCAATGCCAGAGGAAACAGCCTCAAACATCGTTCTGTGTCTCTGACATCAGGGGATGAATCTCCTCTCCGCTTTGTTTGGAAAGATTAA